From Argopecten irradians isolate NY chromosome 2, Ai_NY, whole genome shotgun sequence, the proteins below share one genomic window:
- the LOC138315442 gene encoding uncharacterized protein isoform X5: MTTQVKMTQYGNFFIMDSEQLIVNPFEDLQKEALDVTKKVSVTEKLVSVKNNICDNHFNIKHGQLQREVNQKMKKIHNSSSALRYEVKVFDINKRKIDLETKQRIQPQKDFTYDATQINNSEKRLGIMQDCYYLDKQQKFPLRGRTLNDLDSAPLVSKARNKLREQEQLQRAEERSRIAASTPGALSVNSQSTHVPIWRRRSSKSAPPSSYPAAPSSIASAKRDKSYKERDQPDSKLPSIERPKKSASHVKFSLRDDFDKKSSTDRLTRSQTYASTRSMTTHRTTAWDDSDDDMDDLDAMERIDLRALLFGDKCSEASGTSRPQTRESVRSVRSARRGQSQPMTQEMMIEEQKKLDKKLVQFYKMCDKKNDEESEEEEEIVEVKPPPPKSKFPAVQHTSKASAILSVFSKPLDNSKKWKTEEELKQEEKQQAAEEARNKQMSRSSDRSVVIETVKPVNKENKEKKNLWELIKTSMDEGKIKRAVTPTQLILSQMTKLDLSNRRQSHVPLNSASRAMRHTPTFKMRRIVEGLMKNRTKFEQQEVENLKKQLEGGTSGGGGGEGEGQMVGATA; the protein is encoded by the exons atgacAACCCAAGTCAAGATGACCCAGTATG ggAATTTCTTTATCATGGATTCGGAGCAGCTGATAGTGAATCCATTTGAAGACCTACAGAAAGAGGCTCTGGACGTTACCAAGAAAGTGTCGGTTACCGAGAAATTGGTCAGtgtgaaaaataatatatgtgaCAACCACTTCAACATTAAACACGGACAACTTCAGCGCGAGGTGAATCAAAAGATGAAAAAGATTCACAACAGTTCTAGTGCACTCCGATATGAAGTGAAAGTCTTTGACATCAACAAAAGGAAAATTGACCTTGAGACAAAACAAAGAATTCAACCCCAAAAGGATTTCACATATGATGCTACACAAATTAACAATTCAGAAAAACGTCTTGGGATTATGCAAGACTGCTACTATTTAGACAAACAGCAAAAGTTTCCTCTACGGGGTCGTACCCTAAATGACTTGGATTCTGCTCCGTTGGTGTCTAAAGCTCGTAACAAACTACGAGAACAAGAACAGTTACAGCGTGCAGAGGAGCGGTCACGAATAGCGGCGTCAACTCCAGGAGCTCTGTCTGTTAATTCTCAAAGTACTCATGTGCCAATCTGGAGGAGAAGAAGCTCAAAGTCAGCACCTCCTTCATCTTACCCAGCTGCGCCATCATCTATAGCATCAGCTAAGAGAGACAAAAGTTATAAAGAGCGGGACCAACCCGATTCTAAGTTGCCATCTATAGAGAGGCCAAAGAAAAGTGCCTCTCATGTGAAATTTTCTCTACGAGATGACTTTGATAAGAAAAGTTCAACTGACCGTTTAACACGGTCACAGACCTATGCCTCTACTCGCTCTATGACAACGCATCGCACAACGGCCTGGGATGACAGTGACGACGACATGGATGATTTAGATGCCATGGAAAGAATTGACTTGCGAGCTCTTTTGTTTGGTGATAAGTGTTCCGAAGCATCAGGTACATCACGGCCCCAGACACGAGAGAGTGTGAGGTCAGTACGCAGTGCGAGGCGGGGTCAGTCCCAGCCAATGACACAAGAAATGATGATTGAGGAACAAAAGAAACTTGACAAAAAGCTGGTGCAATTCTACAAAATGTGTGATAAGAAAAATGATGAAGAAAGTGAGGAAGAGGAGGAAATTGTTGAAGTGAAACCTCCTCCACCTAAAAGTAAGTTTCCGGCCGTTCAGCACACTTCAAAAGCTTCAGCTATTCTCAGTGTATTCTCTAAACCTTTGGATAATTCCAAGAAATGGAAAACAGAAGAGGAGCTCAAACAAGAGGAAAAGCAACAAGCTGCGGAAGAAGCTCGTAATAAACAAATGTCTAGATCCAGTGACAGATCGGTCGTCATAGAAACCGTCAAACCAGTGAACAAGGAAAACAAGGAAAAGAAAAATTTATGGGAATTAATAAAGACTTCCATGGATGAAGGAAAGATTAAACGTGCTGTAACACCTACTCAACTGATTCTGTCACAGATGACAAAACTGGATTTATCGAACCGTCGACAATCACATGTGCCACTGAACTCTGCCAGTCGGGCAATGAGACATACGCCGACATTCAAAATGAGGCGAATTGTAGAAGGATTAATGAAGAATCGTACAAAGTTTGAACAACAGGAAGTGGAAAATTTGAAGAAGCAGCTTGAAGGTGGAACGAGCGGAGGAGGAGGAGGCGAAGGAGAAGGACAGATGGTAGGGGCAACTGCGTAA
- the LOC138315442 gene encoding uncharacterized protein isoform X1, with protein sequence MTLLQFGCCSYRSVGYVDALIDFHNDRVPILIQTELNTSKSLNKYWSVKLTKDHVIILWNFFIMDSEQLIVNPFEDLQKEALDVTKKVSVTEKLVSVKNNICDNHFNIKHGQLQREVNQKMKKIHNSSSALRYEVKVFDINKRKIDLETKQRIQPQKDFTYDATQINNSEKRLGIMQDCYYLDKQQKFPLRGRTLNDLDSAPLVSKARNKLREQEQLQRAEERSRIAASTPGALSVNSQSTHVPIWRRRSSKSAPPSSYPAAPSSIASAKRDKSYKERDQPDSKLPSIERPKKSASHVKFSLRDDFDKKSSTDRLTRSQTYASTRSMTTHRTTAWDDSDDDMDDLDAMERIDLRALLFGDKCSEASGTSRPQTRESVRSVRSARRGQSQPMTQEMMIEEQKKLDKKLVQFYKMCDKKNDEESEEEEEIVEVKPPPPKSKFPAVQHTSKASAILSVFSKPLDNSKKWKTEEELKQEEKQQAAEEARNKQMSRSSDRSVVIETVKPVNKENKEKKNLWELIKTSMDEGKIKRAVTPTQLILSQMTKLDLSNRRQSHVPLNSASRAMRHTPTFKMRRIVEGLMKNRTKFEQQEVENLKKQLEGGTSGGGGGEGEGQMVGATA encoded by the coding sequence ggAATTTCTTTATCATGGATTCGGAGCAGCTGATAGTGAATCCATTTGAAGACCTACAGAAAGAGGCTCTGGACGTTACCAAGAAAGTGTCGGTTACCGAGAAATTGGTCAGtgtgaaaaataatatatgtgaCAACCACTTCAACATTAAACACGGACAACTTCAGCGCGAGGTGAATCAAAAGATGAAAAAGATTCACAACAGTTCTAGTGCACTCCGATATGAAGTGAAAGTCTTTGACATCAACAAAAGGAAAATTGACCTTGAGACAAAACAAAGAATTCAACCCCAAAAGGATTTCACATATGATGCTACACAAATTAACAATTCAGAAAAACGTCTTGGGATTATGCAAGACTGCTACTATTTAGACAAACAGCAAAAGTTTCCTCTACGGGGTCGTACCCTAAATGACTTGGATTCTGCTCCGTTGGTGTCTAAAGCTCGTAACAAACTACGAGAACAAGAACAGTTACAGCGTGCAGAGGAGCGGTCACGAATAGCGGCGTCAACTCCAGGAGCTCTGTCTGTTAATTCTCAAAGTACTCATGTGCCAATCTGGAGGAGAAGAAGCTCAAAGTCAGCACCTCCTTCATCTTACCCAGCTGCGCCATCATCTATAGCATCAGCTAAGAGAGACAAAAGTTATAAAGAGCGGGACCAACCCGATTCTAAGTTGCCATCTATAGAGAGGCCAAAGAAAAGTGCCTCTCATGTGAAATTTTCTCTACGAGATGACTTTGATAAGAAAAGTTCAACTGACCGTTTAACACGGTCACAGACCTATGCCTCTACTCGCTCTATGACAACGCATCGCACAACGGCCTGGGATGACAGTGACGACGACATGGATGATTTAGATGCCATGGAAAGAATTGACTTGCGAGCTCTTTTGTTTGGTGATAAGTGTTCCGAAGCATCAGGTACATCACGGCCCCAGACACGAGAGAGTGTGAGGTCAGTACGCAGTGCGAGGCGGGGTCAGTCCCAGCCAATGACACAAGAAATGATGATTGAGGAACAAAAGAAACTTGACAAAAAGCTGGTGCAATTCTACAAAATGTGTGATAAGAAAAATGATGAAGAAAGTGAGGAAGAGGAGGAAATTGTTGAAGTGAAACCTCCTCCACCTAAAAGTAAGTTTCCGGCCGTTCAGCACACTTCAAAAGCTTCAGCTATTCTCAGTGTATTCTCTAAACCTTTGGATAATTCCAAGAAATGGAAAACAGAAGAGGAGCTCAAACAAGAGGAAAAGCAACAAGCTGCGGAAGAAGCTCGTAATAAACAAATGTCTAGATCCAGTGACAGATCGGTCGTCATAGAAACCGTCAAACCAGTGAACAAGGAAAACAAGGAAAAGAAAAATTTATGGGAATTAATAAAGACTTCCATGGATGAAGGAAAGATTAAACGTGCTGTAACACCTACTCAACTGATTCTGTCACAGATGACAAAACTGGATTTATCGAACCGTCGACAATCACATGTGCCACTGAACTCTGCCAGTCGGGCAATGAGACATACGCCGACATTCAAAATGAGGCGAATTGTAGAAGGATTAATGAAGAATCGTACAAAGTTTGAACAACAGGAAGTGGAAAATTTGAAGAAGCAGCTTGAAGGTGGAACGAGCGGAGGAGGAGGAGGCGAAGGAGAAGGACAGATGGTAGGGGCAACTGCGTAA
- the LOC138315442 gene encoding uncharacterized protein isoform X4 yields the protein MNHGNKGTVVTCYQKGNFFIMDSEQLIVNPFEDLQKEALDVTKKVSVTEKLVSVKNNICDNHFNIKHGQLQREVNQKMKKIHNSSSALRYEVKVFDINKRKIDLETKQRIQPQKDFTYDATQINNSEKRLGIMQDCYYLDKQQKFPLRGRTLNDLDSAPLVSKARNKLREQEQLQRAEERSRIAASTPGALSVNSQSTHVPIWRRRSSKSAPPSSYPAAPSSIASAKRDKSYKERDQPDSKLPSIERPKKSASHVKFSLRDDFDKKSSTDRLTRSQTYASTRSMTTHRTTAWDDSDDDMDDLDAMERIDLRALLFGDKCSEASGTSRPQTRESVRSVRSARRGQSQPMTQEMMIEEQKKLDKKLVQFYKMCDKKNDEESEEEEEIVEVKPPPPKSKFPAVQHTSKASAILSVFSKPLDNSKKWKTEEELKQEEKQQAAEEARNKQMSRSSDRSVVIETVKPVNKENKEKKNLWELIKTSMDEGKIKRAVTPTQLILSQMTKLDLSNRRQSHVPLNSASRAMRHTPTFKMRRIVEGLMKNRTKFEQQEVENLKKQLEGGTSGGGGGEGEGQMVGATA from the coding sequence ggAATTTCTTTATCATGGATTCGGAGCAGCTGATAGTGAATCCATTTGAAGACCTACAGAAAGAGGCTCTGGACGTTACCAAGAAAGTGTCGGTTACCGAGAAATTGGTCAGtgtgaaaaataatatatgtgaCAACCACTTCAACATTAAACACGGACAACTTCAGCGCGAGGTGAATCAAAAGATGAAAAAGATTCACAACAGTTCTAGTGCACTCCGATATGAAGTGAAAGTCTTTGACATCAACAAAAGGAAAATTGACCTTGAGACAAAACAAAGAATTCAACCCCAAAAGGATTTCACATATGATGCTACACAAATTAACAATTCAGAAAAACGTCTTGGGATTATGCAAGACTGCTACTATTTAGACAAACAGCAAAAGTTTCCTCTACGGGGTCGTACCCTAAATGACTTGGATTCTGCTCCGTTGGTGTCTAAAGCTCGTAACAAACTACGAGAACAAGAACAGTTACAGCGTGCAGAGGAGCGGTCACGAATAGCGGCGTCAACTCCAGGAGCTCTGTCTGTTAATTCTCAAAGTACTCATGTGCCAATCTGGAGGAGAAGAAGCTCAAAGTCAGCACCTCCTTCATCTTACCCAGCTGCGCCATCATCTATAGCATCAGCTAAGAGAGACAAAAGTTATAAAGAGCGGGACCAACCCGATTCTAAGTTGCCATCTATAGAGAGGCCAAAGAAAAGTGCCTCTCATGTGAAATTTTCTCTACGAGATGACTTTGATAAGAAAAGTTCAACTGACCGTTTAACACGGTCACAGACCTATGCCTCTACTCGCTCTATGACAACGCATCGCACAACGGCCTGGGATGACAGTGACGACGACATGGATGATTTAGATGCCATGGAAAGAATTGACTTGCGAGCTCTTTTGTTTGGTGATAAGTGTTCCGAAGCATCAGGTACATCACGGCCCCAGACACGAGAGAGTGTGAGGTCAGTACGCAGTGCGAGGCGGGGTCAGTCCCAGCCAATGACACAAGAAATGATGATTGAGGAACAAAAGAAACTTGACAAAAAGCTGGTGCAATTCTACAAAATGTGTGATAAGAAAAATGATGAAGAAAGTGAGGAAGAGGAGGAAATTGTTGAAGTGAAACCTCCTCCACCTAAAAGTAAGTTTCCGGCCGTTCAGCACACTTCAAAAGCTTCAGCTATTCTCAGTGTATTCTCTAAACCTTTGGATAATTCCAAGAAATGGAAAACAGAAGAGGAGCTCAAACAAGAGGAAAAGCAACAAGCTGCGGAAGAAGCTCGTAATAAACAAATGTCTAGATCCAGTGACAGATCGGTCGTCATAGAAACCGTCAAACCAGTGAACAAGGAAAACAAGGAAAAGAAAAATTTATGGGAATTAATAAAGACTTCCATGGATGAAGGAAAGATTAAACGTGCTGTAACACCTACTCAACTGATTCTGTCACAGATGACAAAACTGGATTTATCGAACCGTCGACAATCACATGTGCCACTGAACTCTGCCAGTCGGGCAATGAGACATACGCCGACATTCAAAATGAGGCGAATTGTAGAAGGATTAATGAAGAATCGTACAAAGTTTGAACAACAGGAAGTGGAAAATTTGAAGAAGCAGCTTGAAGGTGGAACGAGCGGAGGAGGAGGAGGCGAAGGAGAAGGACAGATGGTAGGGGCAACTGCGTAA
- the LOC138315442 gene encoding uncharacterized protein isoform X3 has translation MMYIGIPEENDFEQEGNFFIMDSEQLIVNPFEDLQKEALDVTKKVSVTEKLVSVKNNICDNHFNIKHGQLQREVNQKMKKIHNSSSALRYEVKVFDINKRKIDLETKQRIQPQKDFTYDATQINNSEKRLGIMQDCYYLDKQQKFPLRGRTLNDLDSAPLVSKARNKLREQEQLQRAEERSRIAASTPGALSVNSQSTHVPIWRRRSSKSAPPSSYPAAPSSIASAKRDKSYKERDQPDSKLPSIERPKKSASHVKFSLRDDFDKKSSTDRLTRSQTYASTRSMTTHRTTAWDDSDDDMDDLDAMERIDLRALLFGDKCSEASGTSRPQTRESVRSVRSARRGQSQPMTQEMMIEEQKKLDKKLVQFYKMCDKKNDEESEEEEEIVEVKPPPPKSKFPAVQHTSKASAILSVFSKPLDNSKKWKTEEELKQEEKQQAAEEARNKQMSRSSDRSVVIETVKPVNKENKEKKNLWELIKTSMDEGKIKRAVTPTQLILSQMTKLDLSNRRQSHVPLNSASRAMRHTPTFKMRRIVEGLMKNRTKFEQQEVENLKKQLEGGTSGGGGGEGEGQMVGATA, from the coding sequence ggAATTTCTTTATCATGGATTCGGAGCAGCTGATAGTGAATCCATTTGAAGACCTACAGAAAGAGGCTCTGGACGTTACCAAGAAAGTGTCGGTTACCGAGAAATTGGTCAGtgtgaaaaataatatatgtgaCAACCACTTCAACATTAAACACGGACAACTTCAGCGCGAGGTGAATCAAAAGATGAAAAAGATTCACAACAGTTCTAGTGCACTCCGATATGAAGTGAAAGTCTTTGACATCAACAAAAGGAAAATTGACCTTGAGACAAAACAAAGAATTCAACCCCAAAAGGATTTCACATATGATGCTACACAAATTAACAATTCAGAAAAACGTCTTGGGATTATGCAAGACTGCTACTATTTAGACAAACAGCAAAAGTTTCCTCTACGGGGTCGTACCCTAAATGACTTGGATTCTGCTCCGTTGGTGTCTAAAGCTCGTAACAAACTACGAGAACAAGAACAGTTACAGCGTGCAGAGGAGCGGTCACGAATAGCGGCGTCAACTCCAGGAGCTCTGTCTGTTAATTCTCAAAGTACTCATGTGCCAATCTGGAGGAGAAGAAGCTCAAAGTCAGCACCTCCTTCATCTTACCCAGCTGCGCCATCATCTATAGCATCAGCTAAGAGAGACAAAAGTTATAAAGAGCGGGACCAACCCGATTCTAAGTTGCCATCTATAGAGAGGCCAAAGAAAAGTGCCTCTCATGTGAAATTTTCTCTACGAGATGACTTTGATAAGAAAAGTTCAACTGACCGTTTAACACGGTCACAGACCTATGCCTCTACTCGCTCTATGACAACGCATCGCACAACGGCCTGGGATGACAGTGACGACGACATGGATGATTTAGATGCCATGGAAAGAATTGACTTGCGAGCTCTTTTGTTTGGTGATAAGTGTTCCGAAGCATCAGGTACATCACGGCCCCAGACACGAGAGAGTGTGAGGTCAGTACGCAGTGCGAGGCGGGGTCAGTCCCAGCCAATGACACAAGAAATGATGATTGAGGAACAAAAGAAACTTGACAAAAAGCTGGTGCAATTCTACAAAATGTGTGATAAGAAAAATGATGAAGAAAGTGAGGAAGAGGAGGAAATTGTTGAAGTGAAACCTCCTCCACCTAAAAGTAAGTTTCCGGCCGTTCAGCACACTTCAAAAGCTTCAGCTATTCTCAGTGTATTCTCTAAACCTTTGGATAATTCCAAGAAATGGAAAACAGAAGAGGAGCTCAAACAAGAGGAAAAGCAACAAGCTGCGGAAGAAGCTCGTAATAAACAAATGTCTAGATCCAGTGACAGATCGGTCGTCATAGAAACCGTCAAACCAGTGAACAAGGAAAACAAGGAAAAGAAAAATTTATGGGAATTAATAAAGACTTCCATGGATGAAGGAAAGATTAAACGTGCTGTAACACCTACTCAACTGATTCTGTCACAGATGACAAAACTGGATTTATCGAACCGTCGACAATCACATGTGCCACTGAACTCTGCCAGTCGGGCAATGAGACATACGCCGACATTCAAAATGAGGCGAATTGTAGAAGGATTAATGAAGAATCGTACAAAGTTTGAACAACAGGAAGTGGAAAATTTGAAGAAGCAGCTTGAAGGTGGAACGAGCGGAGGAGGAGGAGGCGAAGGAGAAGGACAGATGGTAGGGGCAACTGCGTAA
- the LOC138315442 gene encoding uncharacterized protein isoform X2 encodes MSSFDSLLSENSIVSPIEQSGNFFIMDSEQLIVNPFEDLQKEALDVTKKVSVTEKLVSVKNNICDNHFNIKHGQLQREVNQKMKKIHNSSSALRYEVKVFDINKRKIDLETKQRIQPQKDFTYDATQINNSEKRLGIMQDCYYLDKQQKFPLRGRTLNDLDSAPLVSKARNKLREQEQLQRAEERSRIAASTPGALSVNSQSTHVPIWRRRSSKSAPPSSYPAAPSSIASAKRDKSYKERDQPDSKLPSIERPKKSASHVKFSLRDDFDKKSSTDRLTRSQTYASTRSMTTHRTTAWDDSDDDMDDLDAMERIDLRALLFGDKCSEASGTSRPQTRESVRSVRSARRGQSQPMTQEMMIEEQKKLDKKLVQFYKMCDKKNDEESEEEEEIVEVKPPPPKSKFPAVQHTSKASAILSVFSKPLDNSKKWKTEEELKQEEKQQAAEEARNKQMSRSSDRSVVIETVKPVNKENKEKKNLWELIKTSMDEGKIKRAVTPTQLILSQMTKLDLSNRRQSHVPLNSASRAMRHTPTFKMRRIVEGLMKNRTKFEQQEVENLKKQLEGGTSGGGGGEGEGQMVGATA; translated from the exons ATGTCGTCGTTTGACTCCCTGCTGTCTGAGAACTCCATTGTTTCTCCCATAGAACAATCAG ggAATTTCTTTATCATGGATTCGGAGCAGCTGATAGTGAATCCATTTGAAGACCTACAGAAAGAGGCTCTGGACGTTACCAAGAAAGTGTCGGTTACCGAGAAATTGGTCAGtgtgaaaaataatatatgtgaCAACCACTTCAACATTAAACACGGACAACTTCAGCGCGAGGTGAATCAAAAGATGAAAAAGATTCACAACAGTTCTAGTGCACTCCGATATGAAGTGAAAGTCTTTGACATCAACAAAAGGAAAATTGACCTTGAGACAAAACAAAGAATTCAACCCCAAAAGGATTTCACATATGATGCTACACAAATTAACAATTCAGAAAAACGTCTTGGGATTATGCAAGACTGCTACTATTTAGACAAACAGCAAAAGTTTCCTCTACGGGGTCGTACCCTAAATGACTTGGATTCTGCTCCGTTGGTGTCTAAAGCTCGTAACAAACTACGAGAACAAGAACAGTTACAGCGTGCAGAGGAGCGGTCACGAATAGCGGCGTCAACTCCAGGAGCTCTGTCTGTTAATTCTCAAAGTACTCATGTGCCAATCTGGAGGAGAAGAAGCTCAAAGTCAGCACCTCCTTCATCTTACCCAGCTGCGCCATCATCTATAGCATCAGCTAAGAGAGACAAAAGTTATAAAGAGCGGGACCAACCCGATTCTAAGTTGCCATCTATAGAGAGGCCAAAGAAAAGTGCCTCTCATGTGAAATTTTCTCTACGAGATGACTTTGATAAGAAAAGTTCAACTGACCGTTTAACACGGTCACAGACCTATGCCTCTACTCGCTCTATGACAACGCATCGCACAACGGCCTGGGATGACAGTGACGACGACATGGATGATTTAGATGCCATGGAAAGAATTGACTTGCGAGCTCTTTTGTTTGGTGATAAGTGTTCCGAAGCATCAGGTACATCACGGCCCCAGACACGAGAGAGTGTGAGGTCAGTACGCAGTGCGAGGCGGGGTCAGTCCCAGCCAATGACACAAGAAATGATGATTGAGGAACAAAAGAAACTTGACAAAAAGCTGGTGCAATTCTACAAAATGTGTGATAAGAAAAATGATGAAGAAAGTGAGGAAGAGGAGGAAATTGTTGAAGTGAAACCTCCTCCACCTAAAAGTAAGTTTCCGGCCGTTCAGCACACTTCAAAAGCTTCAGCTATTCTCAGTGTATTCTCTAAACCTTTGGATAATTCCAAGAAATGGAAAACAGAAGAGGAGCTCAAACAAGAGGAAAAGCAACAAGCTGCGGAAGAAGCTCGTAATAAACAAATGTCTAGATCCAGTGACAGATCGGTCGTCATAGAAACCGTCAAACCAGTGAACAAGGAAAACAAGGAAAAGAAAAATTTATGGGAATTAATAAAGACTTCCATGGATGAAGGAAAGATTAAACGTGCTGTAACACCTACTCAACTGATTCTGTCACAGATGACAAAACTGGATTTATCGAACCGTCGACAATCACATGTGCCACTGAACTCTGCCAGTCGGGCAATGAGACATACGCCGACATTCAAAATGAGGCGAATTGTAGAAGGATTAATGAAGAATCGTACAAAGTTTGAACAACAGGAAGTGGAAAATTTGAAGAAGCAGCTTGAAGGTGGAACGAGCGGAGGAGGAGGAGGCGAAGGAGAAGGACAGATGGTAGGGGCAACTGCGTAA